In Zingiber officinale cultivar Zhangliang chromosome 8B, Zo_v1.1, whole genome shotgun sequence, a single genomic region encodes these proteins:
- the LOC122016397 gene encoding transcription factor MYB61-like, with the protein MGHHSCCNQQKVKRGLWSPEEDEKLIRYITAHGYGCWSEVPEKAGLQRCGKSCRLRWINYLRPDIRRGRFTPEEEKLIISLHEIVGNRWAHIASHLPGRTDNEIKNYWNSWIKKKIHKSTMNVSKSAQSSVSGYDHVQPLFASSDQLDAMLFVPPPPLPPSPLFMFDVGAGDTATAASGSSSRSSACTMWNPCSQDQASIVNAMAAPPFLAFGACMDSSNFAALVDDCMESNIGDASSEWSSSPLIWEQIQGAAINLDIINAAGDHHQPHQAPSNIDDMFT; encoded by the exons ATGGGGCACCACTCTTGCTGCAACCAACAGAAGGTGAAGAGAGGCTTGTGGTCGCCCGAGGAAGACGAGAAGCTGATCAGGTACATCACCGCCCATGGCTACGGCTGCTGGAGCGAGGTCCCTGAGAAAGCCG GTCTTCAGAGATGTGGGAAGAGTTGCCGATTGAGGTGGATCAATTACTTGAGACCCGACATCCGGCGAGGGCGGTTCACGCCGGAGGAAGAGAAGCTGATCATCAGCCTCCATGAGATCGTCGGAAACAG ATGGGCTCACATTGCGAGCCACTTGCCGGGGagaacggacaacgagatcaagaACTACTGGAACTCGTGGATCAAAAAGAAGATCCACAAATCGACCATGAACGTGAGCAAATCGGCTCAGAGTTCGGTATCCGGGTACGACCACGTCCAGCCCCTCTTCGCCTCCTCGGACCAACTCGACGCCATGCTCTTCGTCCctccccctcctcttcctccttcgccTCTCTTCATGTTCGATGTCGGCGCCGGGGATACCGCGACCGCCGCCTCCGGATCGTCCTCGCGCAGCAGCGCCTGCACCATGTGGAACCCTTGCTCGCAGGACCAGGCAAGCATTGTCAATGCAATGGCGGCGCCGCCCTTTCTCGCATTCGGCGCGTGCATGGACTCCAGCAACTTCGCGGCGCTGGTCGACGACTGCATGGAGAGCAACATCGGCGACGCGAGCAGCGAGTGGTCGTCCAGCCCGTTGATCTGGGAGCAAATCCAAGGCGCTGCCATTAACCTCGACATCATTAACGCCGCCGGCGATCATCATCAGCCTCATCAAGCTCCGTCCAACATCGACGACATGTTCACTTAA